The Mesorhizobium sp. M1D.F.Ca.ET.043.01.1.1 genome contains a region encoding:
- a CDS encoding CHRD domain-containing protein — protein MRIQSLPLLSALAVSTAFLLASPAMAETMKFKATLDGSQQTPPVTTKGKGTATFTFNTTSKKLSWNVKYSGLSGPAAAAHIHGPAAMGQNADPVIPFKKLKSPIKGSATLTDAQAADLEAGKYYVNVHTKANPDGEIRGQIEKAAASM, from the coding sequence ATGCGCATCCAATCCTTGCCGCTGCTTTCGGCGCTAGCGGTTTCGACCGCCTTCCTGCTCGCATCGCCGGCCATGGCCGAGACGATGAAGTTCAAGGCGACGCTCGATGGCAGCCAGCAGACCCCGCCCGTCACCACCAAGGGCAAGGGAACTGCCACGTTCACATTCAACACCACCAGCAAGAAGCTTAGCTGGAACGTCAAATATTCCGGCCTCAGCGGCCCGGCGGCAGCCGCTCACATTCACGGCCCGGCCGCAATGGGGCAAAATGCCGATCCGGTAATCCCGTTCAAGAAGCTCAAGAGCCCGATCAAGGGGTCGGCGACCTTGACCGATGCGCAAGCGGCCGATCTGGAAGCCGGCAAGTATTACGTCAACGTCCACACCAAGGCGAACCCTGACGGCGAGATCCGTGGGCAGATCGAGAAGGCGGCGGCGTCGATGTAG
- a CDS encoding Lrp/AsnC family transcriptional regulator: MQQKIADDFDRKILRELQADARITNNELAERIGLSPSPCLRRVRRLEEAGVIRGYTALVDPAAFGWGMVAIATIRLSRQNEDEIVMFEDAIRGWEEVLECHLVTGSRDYVLKVVAGSLEQYERFIKEKIARLKCVASIETSFVMNTIKERRL, encoded by the coding sequence ATGCAGCAGAAGATAGCCGACGATTTCGACCGCAAGATCCTGCGTGAGCTGCAAGCCGACGCCCGCATCACCAACAACGAGCTTGCCGAGCGGATCGGCCTGTCGCCGTCGCCCTGCCTGAGGCGCGTGCGGCGGCTGGAGGAAGCCGGCGTTATCAGAGGCTACACCGCGCTGGTCGATCCGGCCGCCTTCGGCTGGGGTATGGTTGCCATCGCCACCATCCGGCTCAGCCGTCAGAACGAGGACGAGATCGTCATGTTCGAGGACGCGATCCGCGGCTGGGAAGAGGTCCTGGAATGCCACCTCGTCACCGGCTCGCGCGACTATGTGCTGAAGGTGGTGGCAGGAAGCCTCGAGCAGTACGAGCGCTTCATCAAGGAAAAGATCGCGCGGCTGAAATGCGTCGCCTCGATCGAGACCAGCTTCGTCATGAACACCATAAAGGAACGGCGCCTCTGA
- a CDS encoding cystathionine gamma-synthase family protein: protein MTAPRPSKTHIGNHKLHPETLMLSYGFDPQLSEGAVKPPVFLTSTFVFRSAEEGRDFFDYTSGRKEPPSGTASGLVYSRFNHPNSEIVEDRLAIYEGTDACILFSSGMSAIATTLFAYARPGDVILHSQPLYGGTETLLTRTLAGFGIEAVGFADGVDEAAVRVAADAAVGKGRVSVILIETPSNPTNSLVDIALMRRIADEIGVRQGTTPIIVCDNTLLGPVFQRPIEHGADVSVYSLTKYVGGHSDLIAGAAMGSKAVTKPIKALRGAIGTQLDPHSCWMLGRSLETLSIRMERANDNARLVAEFLRDHPKIARVHYLPFLDEDTSAGRTYRAQCSGAGSTFSFDIRGGQKAAFGFLNSLQIFKLAVSLGGTESLASHPAAMTHSGIPYDVRQRIGVLETTVRLSIGVEHADDLIADLTQALAAV from the coding sequence ATGACCGCGCCGCGCCCTTCGAAAACCCATATCGGCAACCACAAGCTCCACCCTGAGACGCTGATGCTGAGCTATGGCTTCGATCCGCAGCTCTCGGAGGGGGCGGTCAAGCCACCGGTGTTCCTCACCTCGACCTTCGTGTTCAGATCGGCGGAAGAGGGACGCGATTTCTTCGACTACACCTCGGGCCGCAAGGAGCCGCCGAGCGGCACGGCTTCCGGTCTGGTCTATTCGCGCTTCAACCACCCCAACAGCGAGATCGTCGAGGACCGGCTGGCGATCTATGAGGGAACGGACGCCTGCATCCTGTTCTCATCCGGCATGTCGGCGATCGCGACGACACTTTTCGCCTATGCTCGCCCGGGCGATGTCATCCTGCATTCGCAGCCGCTCTATGGCGGCACCGAGACGCTTCTGACGCGCACGCTTGCCGGCTTCGGCATCGAGGCTGTCGGCTTCGCGGACGGTGTCGATGAGGCGGCGGTACGCGTGGCTGCCGACGCTGCCGTCGGCAAGGGCCGCGTGTCGGTCATTCTGATCGAGACACCGTCAAATCCGACCAACAGCCTTGTCGATATTGCGCTGATGCGGAGGATCGCCGACGAGATCGGCGTCCGGCAAGGAACGACGCCGATCATCGTCTGCGACAACACCCTGCTCGGTCCGGTATTCCAGCGGCCTATCGAACACGGCGCCGATGTTTCCGTCTATTCGCTGACCAAATATGTCGGCGGCCATTCCGACCTGATCGCGGGTGCCGCCATGGGCAGCAAGGCGGTCACCAAGCCGATCAAGGCGCTGCGCGGCGCAATCGGCACGCAGCTCGACCCGCATTCCTGCTGGATGCTCGGCCGTTCGCTGGAAACGCTGTCGATCCGCATGGAACGGGCAAACGACAACGCGCGCCTGGTCGCCGAATTCCTGCGCGACCATCCCAAAATCGCGAGGGTGCACTATCTGCCGTTTCTGGACGAGGATACATCAGCGGGCCGCACCTACCGAGCACAATGCAGTGGCGCCGGCTCGACATTTTCCTTCGACATTCGCGGCGGCCAGAAGGCGGCTTTCGGGTTTCTCAACAGCCTGCAGATCTTCAAGCTGGCGGTCAGCCTCGGCGGTACGGAATCGCTGGCCAGCCATCCGGCTGCCATGACCCATTCCGGTATTCCCTACGACGTGCGCCAGCGCATCGGCGTGCTTGAGACCACAGTCAGGCTGTCAATCGGCGTCGAGCATGCTGACGATCTGATCGCCGACCTGACACAGGCGCTGGCGGCCGTCTGA